The Sporomusaceae bacterium FL31 genome includes the window CCGGAGCCGACGGAGAAACTCGCGCCAAAACGGCCCGTCTGGTCGAATGGCTGACTATCGGTGGAGGCGTTCCAGGCTGCATGCATGGCGGCGGCTCGCCGGATGGAGCCAAACTCGTAGTCCGGGCGCTGGAGCCATGGGAGAAATATGCTGCCGCAGCTGCAAAAGTAGCTGGAATCGATGAACTCGCTGATCCGATCACTAAAAAATAGAGCTTCATATGACCTTTCTATATTAAGGAGGTTATTGCATCACCCGCTATTCGATCAACCACTTAAGAAAACGTTCAACCCCGTGACATGACAAAAACAAATAAAAAAATGGAGGAATCATGATGAAAAAGCATCTTCGTCTCATCGCCGCACTTATGCTGACCGTCTTTATCGGTCTTTTGGCAGGCTGCCAGTCTGCCCCATCCACCAGTCAGTCTCAACCCAAGAAATTGGTTTTCGGGGTTGCCCCTGGCCCTTATGGCGATATGATCCGCTATGCCATCAAGCCTGGCCTTGAGAAAAAGGGTTATACCGTCGAAGTCAAGGAATTCAGCGATTATGTTCAGCCCAATCTGGCCCTTAACAACAAAGAGCTTGATGCAAACTTGTTCCAGCACCGTCCTTATCTGGAAAAGTTCTCAGCCGATAAAGGTCTGAAGCTTTCCCCTGTTGTCAATATTCCTACTGCCGGTCTGGGCATCTATTCCCGTAAAATCAATGCTAAAAATGCCGAAGAATTGAAAGCCGCCATCAAACCTGGCGATGAAATCACGCTGGCCAACGATCCGACCAATCTGACCCGAGCGCTTCGTTTATTAGCCAAGAACGAATTAATTACCTTTAAATCCACTATTGATGCCACCAAGGCTTCTGAAAAGGATATTGAGAAAAATCCATATGGACTGAAAGTCTCCCCTGTTGAAGCGGCCCAACTGCCCCGTACTTTAGACAGTGTTGCCTTGTCGGTAGTGAACGGAAACTTTGCCATTGCGGCCGGTATCCCGCTCTCCTCTGCGATTATTAAAGAAGAATTAAGCGAAGAATTGAAAAACCTGGTTGCCGTCCGTACTGAGGATTTGGACAAACAGTTTGTAAAAGACATTAAGGAAGTCATCGAGTCTGAAGACTTCAAGAAAGCCATTGAAGATCCGAAAAACGTATTTAAAGATTTCCAAAAACCAGATTGGTACAAAACCAAGTGGAATATTCAATAACATGGAGGCCGTTCCGATGATTGCTTTACAAAACATAACCGTGACATTTGCTGCCAAAGATCAGACTTTTGCAGCGGTCAGCGATACTTCGCTGCACATCAATAAAGGTGAAATTTTCGGGATTGTCGGGACAAGCGGAGCAGGGAAAAGCACCCTGCTCCGTACTATTAACCTGCTCCAGCCCCCCACCGAAGGCAGAATCCTCATTGACGGGCATGATATCACCGATTATACAGGAGACGATTTAAGAAAAATCAGAACTCAAACCGGAATGATCTTTCAGCATTTCAACCTGATCCACACGAAAACCGTCTACGAAAATATCGCCTTCGCCATGAAAGCCGCTAACGCCGATAAAGCCCTGATCGCCGAGCGGGTCAAAGAACTGCTGGAACTGGTAAGCTTAAGCGACCGCCGGGATCATTACCCCGCTCAGCTCAGCGGCGGGCAAAAGCAGCGTGTCGGAATTGCCCGTGCGCTGGCCAATAAACCAAACATATTGCTTTGCGACGAACCTACCTCGGCCTTGGATTTGGAGACCACCAATTCCATTCTGGAACTGCTGAAAAATATCAATAAGCAAACCGGCATTACTATGGTGCTTATCACCCACGA containing:
- the metQ2_3 gene encoding lipoprotein, which gives rise to MKKHLRLIAALMLTVFIGLLAGCQSAPSTSQSQPKKLVFGVAPGPYGDMIRYAIKPGLEKKGYTVEVKEFSDYVQPNLALNNKELDANLFQHRPYLEKFSADKGLKLSPVVNIPTAGLGIYSRKINAKNAEELKAAIKPGDEITLANDPTNLTRALRLLAKNELITFKSTIDATKASEKDIEKNPYGLKVSPVEAAQLPRTLDSVALSVVNGNFAIAAGIPLSSAIIKEELSEELKNLVAVRTEDLDKQFVKDIKEVIESEDFKKAIEDPKNVFKDFQKPDWYKTKWNIQ
- the metN1_2 gene encoding methionine import ATP-binding protein MetN 1, producing MIALQNITVTFAAKDQTFAAVSDTSLHINKGEIFGIVGTSGAGKSTLLRTINLLQPPTEGRILIDGHDITDYTGDDLRKIRTQTGMIFQHFNLIHTKTVYENIAFAMKAANADKALIAERVKELLELVSLSDRRDHYPAQLSGGQKQRVGIARALANKPNILLCDEPTSALDLETTNSILELLKNINKQTGITMVLITHEMAVIKKICDRVAVMSKGKVVETGSVLDIFSKPQHSFTQQLVAHSYDLDLPQRLLQDTRGKIFKIVYRGDKAEDPVLSDTAQRFPVKLNILHGKIEYINDQPLGILLVNAIGEQADVDQAIEYIRTKVDQVEVYHG